A window from Anser cygnoides isolate HZ-2024a breed goose chromosome 1, Taihu_goose_T2T_genome, whole genome shotgun sequence encodes these proteins:
- the PSMG1 gene encoding proteasome assembly chaperone 1, with the protein MRGALRGRGRGRAAMATFFGEVVAAPSRAGVDDDEEEAAGEALEETPEDREIRRRVEEKREVAVRWALPAGEAAPGVAPEPLPCSRFVVAVGHNAAAFLSSFILDSTCWEVVGAVKLWNEWCRTSNTTNVLPTDSFCLFYRLISDPTVLLCQCSCYVAEDQQFQWLEKVFGHIRKEGLQVTILSTCPVADYKTQESTLTLPSPFLKALKTKEFKEQVCCPLLEQPNIVRDLPAAVLSYCQVWQIPAVLYQCYTDVIKLDTVTIEAFKPLLSSETLKNLVKDVSESTKSLKKLLTTNENHNNIYI; encoded by the exons ATGCGCGGGGCCTTGAGGGGGAgaggccgggggcgggcggccaTGGCGACGTTCTtcggggaggtggtggcggcGCCGTCCCGGGCCGGCGTGGACGACGacgaggaggaggcggcgggggaggcCCTGGAGGAGACGCCCGAGGACCGGGAGATCCGCAGGAGGGTGGAGGAGAAGAG GGAGGTGGCCGTGCGCTGGGCGCTGCCCGCGGGAGAAGCCGCGCCGGGAGTCGCCCCggagcccctgccctgctccaggttCGTCGTCGCCGTGGGACACAACGCCGCAG ctttCCTGTCGTCTTTTATTCTGGATTCTACGTGTTGGGAAGTAGTTGGAGCTGTGAAACTGTGGAATGAATGGTGTCGAACATCCAATACAACAAACGTCCTCCCAACAGATTCTTTCTGCCTGTTCTATCGATTAATATCAGATCCAACA gttTTGTTGTGTCAGTGTAGTTGCTATGTTGCTGAGGATCAACAGTTCCAGTGGCTTGAAAAG gtttttggCCATATACGAAAGGAAGGCTTGCAAGTAACCATTCTTTCAACGTGTCCTGTAGCTGATTATAAAACTCAGGAATCCACTTTAACACTTCCATCTCCATTTCTGAAAGCCTTAAAGACGAAAGAATTCAAAGAGCAGGTCTGCTGCCCACTGCTGGAACAACCAAACATAGTGCGAGatctgcctgctgctg TTCTGAGTTACTGTCAAGTATGGCAGATTCCTGCAGTATTGTATCAGTGTTACACTGATGTCATCAAACTGGACACGGTTACAATTGAAGCGTTCAagcctctgctttcttctgagaCCCTGAAGAATTTAGTCAAG GATGTATCTGAAAGCACGAAGAGTTTGAAGAAGTTGCTGACAACCAACGAAAATCACAATAATATCTATATCTAA